CTTGGATCTAGGCCTAGTATAGAGGTTAGTCAATGGCTATCGAGGCGCATCAAATACCATGCATTGTGCATTGCTCCGTTGAAACCTAGTCATAATTAACAGTTCTCAATCAATGATctataatacaatattaattatatgaacGAATGTTAATTGGAATTCAATATTCTTGGGAAACCcataaatcaaacaataatgAAATACAAACCCATCGTAGAATTTGGGTCAAAGTCAAGGCTCACTGGCACTGCTTAAGCTGTGAATTTAAGTTTCACTTATGAAACAATTTGATCATTTCCATTTTCCGAGCACTCAAGTCAAAAGGAGTGGCTGCTTTGTGTCTTTGAACAAGGTTATACCTTGGCTAGAGTGGATTCGATCTAAGTCATTTTGACTCGAATCTATCTTTCAGTTCGAACATGCCAAACTCTAATTGAAACTCTAATCTAGCTTGTTGATATATTGTTCATCATCTAGTCAACCTTTCAGAGATATTGTACAATAGTTAGAACTGAATATTATGggtttaaattaaactcaaactgaccCTAAGCTTATGTCAGGTTGAGTCCACCCCTAATCTTGGCCTAGGTTGCTGAAAGTCTAGGCACCACTATTTATTGGCGCACGGACCATTAACATTTATGGTTGGTGATCAGAAAGTAAAAGGAATATTTTTCACTTGAGATGGGACAAATGGTAAAAATCAAAGGTATCAATGAAGGGAATTTGAATGCCTCCTCAGACTTGTCCAGTTGTTTGTGAGAAAAATTTCTGGGAGATTTTCTACTGAATAGTGAAATTGATTGTTACTCAAAAAACTTACCAAATATTGCTGCTGAATCGATGTCGATTTTTTCAAtgttgattgagaattgaagCCTAGTTATTGCCGGTGTCATACTAGAAGCTGACAAAGAGTCATTACCGGTAAAAAAATTGTCGTGAATTTATTTTGTACGTGGACTCAAAAGTAAACAAAATCTACCTTATTGGATTTACGATgtgttgaaaataattaaacatgtcaggatcaaattatattaattctataaataagGATTTTACGTAcctatattaatttttgatgaAGTGTTTTCGAATACTACATGAGGTATTAACGTTAGTTTATTTCTACGACGTTATTTGCCTAcgtattgattttcaattgaaagATAGGATCTGTGTATTTGTGTTGGGTGGAGAATTCTTCCATTTTCATAAAATGATGTTTATTCTTTTGGAAGACAGTTAtgactatatataaaaatctaacTGTCAATTACTAACCACTAATAACTGTCATTTGACAGTTAACAAAACTGGGTCAGATCAACCCGTCATAAGTGAATTCGAATCCAATAAAATGCAATAATTGGTATCAGAAAACGAACAACAAAATGCttaaatacttaatatatacAAGAAAAGCCACATacaacaaaagagaaaatttcattataaataaaaggagattacaagataaaaaatagattatcaatcTCTTAGctcttaattttaactttttatgtaGTAACACTATTTCTTTACATACACTTTAATATGTATTTTGAGTAATgctatatatatccattttgaatacatatttatatgtgttatcatgtgattaagtgtttttttaatctttaatttaaaatcatcctatgacacacataaatgtgtatctatttatatatctaaaataagtatacataattttattaatatattttatatgtaaaccTAGGCTAATAGATATCTACCAATGGtgcaaacataaaaaaaatataaagtctAGATGGATGTAACAGTTGTATTTTATTAGGGCTTGTAGAAAAGAATTGTGAGATCTGAGAAACAAAGAAACCAGACAGATAAAATAAAGGAACAGGGGAAAGAATACAAAGTAGTAGAGTTGAAGAACCTTATGGGATTTGGAATAACAGCTTCTGGTAGTTctcttcttaaaattttacactAACAGCAATACCACTGGAAAAGATAGACACAGGCAATGAATATGGGATATATGTACTCAACACTCAATTTTATAACGATGaacttcaagaaaaaaatgacattcgaagcaaaaaaaaaaaccagcaTAGACTAACCGTGATTGATAAGTGATAGTCATTTAGACACAAGGCATGTTGATTGACATCGACTAACACCCTTCTATCCTTCTATCGTGGTCGACAGTGATTGACAAAACAGCGTCGATCACTATTCATTTTCAACTTCTAATCGGATTTCAACCGACTTTGACGAACCAAAACGGAAGAGAAAGCGGACCTGAAATTGCTTTCAGGAGAGACGGAGAggaattttaaaatgaaattaggGTTACAGAGCCTATTTCGGAGTGGATTCAGCGCTTTCTCTGCTTCTGGAATCGGTGAGTTTTGTCTGATCGATGGAAGAGACAAAGAGATTGAGACCAGGGAGAGAAATGGCGGGAGAGAAGTGAGGAGTAGGGCGGGGTTGGGTTGGGCTGGACTTTAATATTGTGTTCGGCAATTACTGGgctttctttaaattaaaaaaattgttgggGTAAACCCATTGAAATAGattggattcaaatcaaattaaaacataaacaGAATCGAGCTCAACTTAAATTCTAAATGATCAGTTTGTGTTCATTCAATCTGATCAAAAATATCATTGGAGAGTTGCTAATGAGATTAATAATGTTATCAATAGGATTAATAGTGTTAATGAAAAGAGATTCAAGTGGAGCTACCAAGCAAAAGCTCCTgcttaaatcaaaccaaatatcAAATCCAGTTAAGCTAACCCAATTCAAATACAACCGTAATGGACACCTTACTAatgaataagattaaatttgacCCAAGCTACTCCTAAATTTGACATCATTTGTCTATTAAGTAATTGGCAATTAGCAACAGTATATCTTCTTTGACTGTATGCTGCAGGTATCAGGATATTGTGGCCTTCTTTTCAGAAGCCCTGTTATTCTCTATGAGATAATGGCCTTTCTTCTTCCTGGTCTGACGAGAGCAGAGAGAAGGCTCTTGGGGCCAATTGTTTTAGGTTCCTTAGTACTTTTCTGAACTGGTATTGTCTTCTCTTACTGGGTTCTGACTCCGGCAGCCTTAAATTCTTTGTTACTTACGCTGAAGGGGTTGTGGAATCTTTGTGGTTAATTGATCAATACTTCGAATTCGTACTTATGCTCATGTTCAGCGCAGGGTTGTCTTTCCAGGTAAAGGCTCTCCACTCCTCCTCCGGGCCCGTTTCTTACGTCCACAAAGATGACATTATACCATGTAATCAGCCAACATATTTGATATTTCCATCCAGGTATTAAAAACACTCGAAGAAATCAATTCATCACATTATACCAACTTCTTAATAAGTTGATTAGTTTAgtacttttaataaaatataattaaattttagttttttctaataaagaatgtaaaaatttgatttttttcataaaataataataataataataattctccGATACCTTTAAATGTTGTTATCTCTTTCTATCTGTAATGGTATATTTGGATTAGTGACCAATAAATCTTAGTATCACTACTGAAGttgaaatttctttctttccattttaACCAGTGATGTGATTATTCAGGTTCCAGTCTTACAACTTCTGCTGGGACAAATGCTGTTGTTGTCGCGGTAGCTGTACTTACACCGTCAACTGATCCTCTTACTCAGATGCTTCTTGCAGCACCTCTTCAGGGTCTTTAGTGCATGGATGGTTAAGCTTACAGAACGATGAGAATATGAAGTATATGCAATTTGGAGATTCACGACGCCCCTATATTACCAGAGGAGTGTAATATAAAAGCAGAAAAATGTTCATCAACAAGTACCAAAATTGTTCTAGATTTTCAATGTTAAAATTCAGCAACATGATATGTTTCTCTCCCGCTCGCTCTAATTGCTCACAGAAACGTTCTGCAATTTTGCTTCTAAATCGGTTGTACTTGAGCAATCTAGTTCAGAATCCAATTGTTTCAAAGAATTCCTCAAACCATCACATACCTGAACGAAAGCTTCAGAGGGACTACTTAAACTTTCTACTTCCTTCTGAAGTTCATTGGTAATGCTGGATATTTTCTCTGAAACTGCCTTCATAGCTAAAACCTCTTGTGGTGGGTAAAGACAGGCTCCAAGTTCATCAATCTGTACTCCGAATCCTTGACAaaacttcaataatttttccAGAGAATCGACAAATTTATCATTATCATCTGGATTCTCCAGCTTAAGCAAACCTGTGATCATGCGGATTAGTTCCTTGATGACAACAAGTGTCTCCAACACAATCCCAATTGCCAATTGAGCTACTTTCATCTCTTCAGGTGACAAGTCATTGCCTATATCACCCAAACTGGAATTTTCATCATCTTGAGCTCCACTGTCTGCATTAGTAGAATCATCATCGGGAGCTTCATTTGGATCAGAGGGACTGGGTTTGAGCTCCTTCATCTCACGAAGAACATCCTTCATGGAAACAGCAACTTTTGTCATAGCTCGTCCAATTGCTGTGATATTTGTGACAGGAGTCTTCTTAAGAGCAGTGCAAGCTTCCCAAACTACGCCAACGAACTGTGGCATTGCATGTGCTTGATCTTTATTGTGAGATCCTGCCAGCATTTAGTCAGATTTTGGTCGTTTTGAcagggaaaataaaaaataaaaacattttcctTACGAGGGCATGTAACAACACAGTAATTGTGATATAAAAGACATTAGAATAATCTATGCCAAGTGATAGAATCCCACCTGTAAACCTGCAACCAAACACAACAAACAAATACCAATGCACAACCAATTTTACAGAAcacaaacaattaaaagaaGAGATTAATGGACCCAAGGTTTAGCAAAACTGATGAATTACTAGAACTTCAAGGGAGAAGGTCTGAGTTTGAGTCTCTGTCATGTTTGTAAAACTATAACTTACCTATTGCAGTGGTTATGTGTCCAATCACTGTGTCCTAAGGTTTGGCCATCAACCAATTCCGGGCGGGGTtccttggtaaccaaaaaaaaaaaaaaaagaggagatTGATGCTTATTTCTCTAACTGAGTAGGACTTAATAGAAAATCTCCCTTCCTCAATCACTTAGTTAAACAAAACTCTGGCCATTTGAGGTGCTGGTAAACTCCCTAGCCTTAGCTATCTAGAATTCTCTTTTTACTCCATTTTACAATTTTTCCTAGCTCTAGGGGTGTGGATACAAACTGAATCAAGCTCAAACACTCCTTAACTCGAGTTTAACCcgaataaaaaattgaactcAAGTTCATTGAGCCAAGAGTTCAACTCAATCCTTAAGTTTGAACCTCGATTCAAGTTCATGACTCGAATTCATAGCTTaaatttttcacctaaatttgTGATTCGAGTTCTTgactcattaacaaaatgaaaattttacccAATAATCagtaaaacaacgtcattttaacaattgtttAACAAAACTTAAATCAGTCCACAAACCAAACTTGAACCAAATTGAGTCATCTGTCCAGCTCATCAGTTAAATCGAATTGAACTCAGCCTAACTCGAGTTTGGTTCGGTTTTAAAAACGAATTTGCCCACCTCCTGACTCGAACTTAGCTTAAATTCAa
This sequence is a window from Mangifera indica cultivar Alphonso chromosome 5, CATAS_Mindica_2.1, whole genome shotgun sequence. Protein-coding genes within it:
- the LOC123217343 gene encoding uncharacterized protein LOC123217343; translation: MGKREREKGRLITTLNEHLNNIHETLQTLDQTAASSLEKVSWNDVLKMGEEVSKQATIVGMLWTAEAPEAKAVEENMAAYFNILQGFLLHTHGSTVGAGPTLSSAIHASVQQVVDSSFKLMKESVNLYGSHNKDQAHAMPQFVGVVWEACTALKKTPVTNITAIGRAMTKVAVSMKDVLREMKELKPSPSDPNEAPDDDSTNADSGAQDDENSSLGDIGNDLSPEEMKVAQLAIGIVLETLVVIKELIRMITGLLKLENPDDNDKFVDSLEKLLKFCQGFGVQIDELGACLYPPQEVLAMKAVSEKISSITNELQKEVESLSSPSEAFVQVCDGLRNSLKQLDSELDCSSTTDLEAKLQNVSVSN